One segment of Paenibacillus sp. FSL R7-0337 DNA contains the following:
- a CDS encoding response regulator, with product MFKVLLVDDEVYVRKGLLEIIPWEALEFSVVGEANNGAEALEMIEQLEPDLVITDIRMPTLDGLDLIRSVYTQAGLPMIFIIISGFNDFNYAQQAMRYGVRDYILKPIDEEEMTAALRKLSYAMGRKRIAALTNDDLTTSAIMEALVQENLQPEEAEPYAAALGLEGKHGFLYTVTELHMDPQERPATLKQFQEVLHSIEAGGAGIPVLEQQPGVFGMLLCLDRIEGCGLALHLKRLRTTLIERLHIELSLYAGDPVDMLAHVHRSYSEANEAGRHKYAENTGVITYAQIREKALYVFDMSPVLANKLILELEEGNMTDYQQTVNNIFTLFQEQRFTPQAVTGSLARCMTGILGVITAMDGNEAEILRLKGLAEQGHGQWSLPMLQEHFLQAIHEAAEYMVRLRRENSLGGIKPIKQYIDTHYHENISLKSIAAMFYMNAVYLGRLFRKTYGVYFNEYLLELRVQEAKKLLRQSDLRMYEIAGRVGFQNADYFVTQFEKLEQLTPSEYRNLLIGKE from the coding sequence ATGTTCAAAGTGTTGCTGGTAGACGATGAGGTGTATGTTCGTAAAGGGCTGCTGGAAATCATTCCCTGGGAAGCGTTGGAATTCAGCGTTGTGGGAGAGGCCAATAATGGCGCTGAAGCGCTGGAGATGATTGAACAACTGGAGCCTGACCTCGTGATTACGGATATCCGTATGCCCACTCTGGATGGGCTGGATCTGATCCGCAGTGTGTATACACAGGCCGGACTGCCTATGATATTCATCATAATCAGCGGTTTCAACGATTTCAATTATGCACAGCAGGCCATGCGCTATGGGGTTCGCGACTACATCCTCAAGCCCATAGACGAAGAGGAGATGACTGCTGCGCTCCGGAAGCTGTCGTATGCCATGGGCCGGAAGCGGATTGCCGCGCTGACCAATGATGACTTAACGACAAGTGCAATTATGGAAGCACTGGTGCAAGAGAACCTCCAGCCGGAGGAAGCCGAACCTTATGCAGCAGCCTTGGGGCTGGAGGGGAAACACGGATTTCTCTACACGGTGACCGAGCTTCATATGGACCCGCAGGAGAGGCCGGCTACCCTGAAGCAATTCCAGGAGGTGCTGCATTCTATTGAAGCGGGAGGAGCCGGCATTCCCGTCCTTGAGCAGCAGCCGGGGGTGTTCGGAATGCTGCTCTGTCTGGACCGGATCGAAGGCTGCGGACTTGCGCTTCATCTGAAGCGGCTGCGCACAACTCTGATAGAACGGCTACATATAGAGCTGAGCCTGTATGCGGGTGATCCGGTGGACATGCTGGCCCATGTCCACCGCTCTTATTCAGAGGCTAATGAAGCAGGCAGGCACAAATATGCCGAGAATACTGGGGTCATTACATATGCGCAGATTAGGGAGAAAGCACTGTACGTGTTTGATATGAGTCCGGTACTGGCAAACAAGCTGATCCTGGAGCTGGAGGAGGGCAACATGACAGACTATCAGCAGACGGTGAACAACATATTCACCTTATTCCAGGAACAGCGCTTCACCCCGCAAGCCGTGACCGGCTCGCTCGCCCGGTGTATGACGGGCATTCTTGGCGTGATTACAGCGATGGACGGCAACGAGGCGGAAATCCTCCGGCTTAAGGGGCTGGCAGAACAGGGCCATGGGCAGTGGAGCCTGCCCATGCTGCAGGAGCATTTCCTGCAGGCCATACATGAAGCGGCGGAATATATGGTGCGGCTCCGCAGAGAGAATAGCCTGGGGGGAATCAAGCCGATCAAGCAATACATAGACACTCATTACCACGAGAATATCAGCCTTAAGAGTATAGCGGCCATGTTTTATATGAATGCCGTTTATTTGGGACGGCTATTCCGCAAGACCTATGGCGTCTATTTCAATGAATATCTCCTGGAGCTTAGAGTGCAGGAAGCTAAGAAGCTGCTGCGGCAGAGCGATCTGAGAATGTACGAGATTGCAGGCAGGGTCGGTTTTCAGAATGCTGATTATTTCGTGACCCAATTTGAAAAGCTGGAGCAGCTAACGCCGTCGGAATATCGGAATCTGCTGATCGGCAAAGAATAG
- a CDS encoding sensor histidine kinase: MKRFLNYLKLRDKLLLMYVLSVFFPIVLTNIVFYNVTTSNIRNQKIRDADMALSNLKNDLRVTIDQGVGLSYSLYTDAIFNKTITRKFASQKEYVDTFNSYLRGALADQNMQGVRWYQVYTDNPTILASGYMERLTGEIRKSGWYTRSLASSASYPTFVYADQKFSLVQRLNNYNSGGFEQLVKIDLNMEQIHQIFFGNGFDGKVYLVDPQGRVQFGNVTANLTKDIYFHEISFPDSSLIFDEAYSGINYLEGWTLKGVMDEESVLKEVRESRAFLIWLACINFVLPTIIIAVISRSIHVRLVRILRHMKKVKAQNFQTIPPEDARDEIGQLTAEFNRMTETIHSLINEVYVADIQKKNLELKQQQAQLHALHSQINPHFLFNSLESVRMRSIIKGEKETARIIQHMAQMFRKSLSWSHNDVTVREELELIESFLTIQQYRFGEKLDYSIVADPAALGQRIPKMILLPFVENASIHGIESSPDKGIVVISVTVQADKLIFSFEDNGIGMAPDKLEELIRYLEDSDDIGERVGMKNAYCRLKLCYPAGFAFTMNARSGEGTSIEIILPLQEEGSSETGLGMLFKV; this comes from the coding sequence ATGAAGAGGTTCCTGAATTATTTGAAGCTGCGCGATAAGCTGCTGCTGATGTATGTGCTGTCGGTCTTTTTTCCTATCGTGCTGACGAATATCGTGTTCTATAATGTGACCACTTCTAATATACGAAATCAAAAAATCCGTGATGCAGATATGGCGCTGAGTAATCTGAAAAACGACCTGCGTGTGACGATTGATCAGGGGGTCGGCCTTTCGTATTCGCTGTATACCGATGCCATCTTCAACAAAACCATTACCCGCAAATTTGCCAGCCAAAAGGAATATGTGGACACCTTCAATTCTTATCTGAGGGGCGCGCTGGCCGATCAGAATATGCAGGGGGTCCGCTGGTATCAGGTGTATACGGATAATCCCACCATCTTAGCCTCCGGCTATATGGAACGGTTAACCGGCGAAATCCGAAAGTCCGGCTGGTATACCCGGTCCCTGGCCTCCTCTGCTTCCTATCCAACCTTTGTCTATGCGGACCAGAAGTTCAGCCTGGTTCAGCGATTGAATAATTACAATTCCGGCGGCTTCGAGCAGCTTGTCAAGATCGACCTGAATATGGAGCAGATACACCAGATCTTTTTTGGAAACGGATTCGACGGCAAGGTCTATCTGGTGGACCCTCAGGGCAGAGTGCAGTTCGGGAATGTGACGGCCAATCTTACGAAGGATATTTACTTTCATGAGATCAGCTTTCCCGATAGCTCGCTTATCTTTGATGAAGCGTACAGTGGCATTAATTATCTGGAGGGCTGGACACTGAAGGGCGTGATGGACGAGGAAAGCGTGCTGAAGGAGGTCCGTGAGTCGCGGGCTTTTCTCATCTGGCTGGCCTGCATCAACTTTGTATTGCCTACGATTATCATAGCTGTCATATCAAGGTCCATTCACGTGCGGCTGGTGCGGATTCTGAGACATATGAAGAAGGTGAAGGCCCAGAACTTCCAGACGATTCCCCCTGAAGACGCCAGAGATGAGATCGGGCAGCTCACCGCCGAATTCAACCGGATGACCGAAACGATCCACAGTCTGATTAATGAGGTCTATGTTGCAGATATTCAGAAGAAAAATCTGGAGCTGAAGCAGCAGCAGGCCCAGCTTCATGCCCTGCACAGCCAGATCAATCCCCACTTTCTGTTCAATTCGCTGGAATCGGTCCGCATGCGCAGCATCATCAAGGGGGAGAAGGAGACCGCGAGGATCATTCAGCATATGGCCCAAATGTTCCGCAAATCCCTCTCTTGGAGCCATAACGATGTTACCGTCCGCGAGGAGCTGGAGCTGATTGAGAGCTTCCTTACGATCCAGCAATACCGCTTCGGCGAGAAGCTGGATTATAGCATCGTTGCTGATCCAGCGGCGCTTGGGCAGCGAATTCCCAAGATGATTCTGCTGCCGTTTGTGGAGAATGCCAGTATCCATGGTATTGAATCAAGCCCGGATAAGGGGATTGTCGTAATCTCAGTTACCGTGCAGGCGGACAAGCTAATCTTCAGCTTCGAGGATAACGGGATCGGCATGGCCCCGGACAAGCTGGAGGAACTGATTCGGTATCTGGAGGATAGCGATGATATCGGTGAGCGTGTCGGGATGAAGAATGCGTACTGCCGCCTGAAGCTTTGTTACCCCGCAGGCTTTGCTTTTACAATGAATGCCCGCAGCGGTGAGGGGACATCGATTGAGATTATTCTTCCCTTACAAGAAGAGGGCTCGTCAGAAACGGGATTGGGTATGCTTTTCAAAGTATGA
- a CDS encoding ABC transporter substrate-binding protein: MLKSKIMTASLALVMAAALVGCGNGNSSDSAANSKEDQGKEDTSAVTYKYFSFGGPKKQVLGSETTIGKELQTQTGVDWNIEYLVGDGDTKAGVMIASGDYPDIIDSSGQMAKLMEAGAFIPLDDLIEKYGPNIKRVYGPYFDKFRQKDGKLYFFPYGANIGYLSEPNFQTGFYLQRSVLKEFNYPKITTLDEYFDLIKQYKEKHPQVDGKDTIGFATLAGEQGSFYTLQNPAMHLAGSPNDGSSIIDMKTHEAKLVAGSEYQKRWIGKLNEANAEGLVDPESFTMNKDQYLAKLTSGRVLGYFSYSWQVGDATNNLKKAGNDDKRYVSLPIVFDKGTKDQYIDPPGFVNNYGVGITVKAKDPVRIIKYFDNLLKEENQILVQWGIKDQSYAVDGNGRFTYANDEQRQMHEDPEKSMKFGFDYFNYSWPRYGNSSILQDGNAYGPGSQPEVATFSYTEGDKKLLAAYGVKTFSGLFSNPDERSWFPAWSIALEQGSPEQMFITKADDLQRNHLPSMILDTPANFNKNWDDYMNQLNKLDKKTYESFITQKVQDRVAGKW; this comes from the coding sequence ATGTTAAAAAGCAAGATTATGACCGCTAGTTTGGCACTCGTTATGGCGGCGGCTTTGGTAGGTTGTGGTAACGGAAACTCGTCTGACAGTGCGGCGAACAGCAAGGAGGATCAAGGAAAAGAAGATACCTCAGCGGTTACGTACAAGTATTTCAGCTTTGGCGGGCCGAAGAAGCAGGTCCTGGGCAGTGAAACTACGATCGGGAAAGAGCTGCAGACACAAACCGGCGTGGACTGGAACATAGAATATCTGGTAGGCGATGGCGATACGAAGGCTGGAGTTATGATTGCCAGTGGTGATTATCCTGACATTATTGATTCCAGTGGCCAAATGGCCAAGCTGATGGAAGCAGGAGCCTTCATTCCGCTGGATGATCTGATTGAGAAGTATGGACCCAACATCAAGCGTGTCTATGGCCCTTATTTTGATAAATTCAGACAGAAGGACGGTAAACTTTACTTCTTCCCTTATGGTGCCAATATCGGCTACCTGTCCGAGCCTAATTTCCAGACGGGATTCTATCTTCAGCGCTCAGTATTGAAGGAATTCAATTACCCAAAAATCACCACTCTGGATGAATATTTCGACCTGATCAAGCAGTACAAGGAAAAGCACCCTCAGGTGGACGGCAAGGATACAATTGGTTTCGCTACCCTTGCGGGTGAGCAGGGCAGCTTCTATACCCTCCAGAATCCGGCTATGCACTTGGCAGGCTCTCCAAATGACGGCAGCTCCATCATAGACATGAAGACCCATGAAGCCAAGCTGGTCGCGGGCTCTGAATACCAGAAGCGGTGGATCGGGAAGCTGAATGAGGCCAATGCCGAAGGCCTGGTTGATCCGGAGTCCTTCACCATGAACAAAGACCAGTATTTGGCGAAGCTGACCTCCGGACGCGTACTCGGTTATTTCAGCTACTCCTGGCAGGTTGGGGATGCAACCAACAATCTGAAGAAAGCCGGCAATGATGATAAACGGTATGTATCATTGCCAATCGTGTTCGATAAAGGAACTAAGGATCAATATATTGACCCTCCCGGCTTTGTCAACAATTACGGGGTAGGCATTACCGTCAAAGCCAAAGATCCGGTCCGCATTATCAAGTACTTCGATAACCTGCTGAAAGAAGAAAATCAGATTCTGGTCCAGTGGGGCATCAAAGACCAAAGCTATGCAGTTGATGGGAACGGCCGCTTCACGTATGCCAACGATGAACAACGGCAAATGCACGAAGATCCTGAAAAGAGTATGAAATTCGGGTTCGACTACTTCAATTACAGCTGGCCTCGTTACGGAAACAGCTCCATTCTGCAGGACGGCAACGCCTATGGTCCCGGCAGTCAGCCGGAGGTGGCAACCTTCAGCTACACGGAGGGTGACAAGAAGCTCCTTGCTGCATACGGTGTGAAGACCTTCAGTGGGCTGTTCAGCAATCCGGATGAGCGTTCATGGTTCCCGGCGTGGTCCATCGCCCTTGAGCAGGGGTCACCTGAGCAGATGTTCATCACCAAAGCGGATGATCTCCAGCGGAACCATCTGCCTTCGATGATTCTGGACACACCGGCCAACTTCAACAAGAATTGGGACGACTACATGAATCAGTTAAACAAGCTGGACAAGAAGACGTACGAGAGTTTCATTACACAAAAGGTACAGGACCGCGTCGCAGGTAAATGGTGA
- a CDS encoding ABC transporter permease subunit: MGLNKTRLFFNRLIQQRTLAFMCIPFVIWAFVFKYLPIWGWTMAFQNYKPARSFSEQEWAGLKHFRILFEDSTFYRVLRNTLVMSTLQLILGFVTAITLALLLNELKHIVFKRVVQTVSYLPHFISWVVASSIVLTVLSPDGIVNLLLMKLHLLDKPVLWMGKGNYFWGILAGAQVWKDVGWNTIIYLAAITSIDPSQYEAAEIDGAGRFQRMLNITLPGLKPVIIILLIMNLGNILESGFEPQYLLGNGMNLEYSENLDIFVLKYGLGMGSFSLGTAAGIFKTVVSFIFLFSANHIAKRMGESRLF; this comes from the coding sequence GTGGGCTTAAATAAAACCAGATTATTCTTCAACCGCCTTATCCAGCAGAGAACGCTGGCATTTATGTGTATACCATTCGTAATCTGGGCTTTTGTGTTTAAATACCTTCCCATTTGGGGTTGGACCATGGCTTTTCAGAACTATAAACCGGCCAGAAGCTTTTCCGAGCAGGAATGGGCGGGGTTGAAGCATTTTCGGATTCTGTTTGAAGATAGCACCTTCTACCGGGTGCTGCGAAATACGCTGGTGATGAGCACCCTTCAACTGATACTGGGCTTCGTAACCGCAATTACACTGGCCCTTTTACTGAATGAGCTTAAACATATTGTATTTAAACGTGTGGTTCAGACGGTTAGTTATTTGCCGCACTTTATCTCATGGGTTGTGGCGTCGAGTATAGTGCTGACCGTGTTATCTCCGGACGGAATCGTTAATCTGCTGCTGATGAAGCTGCATCTTCTGGACAAACCGGTGCTGTGGATGGGGAAAGGAAATTATTTCTGGGGGATTCTCGCGGGAGCCCAGGTATGGAAAGACGTAGGCTGGAACACGATTATCTATTTGGCGGCAATTACTTCAATTGATCCTTCCCAATATGAGGCGGCTGAAATCGACGGAGCGGGCCGCTTTCAGCGGATGCTCAATATTACGCTTCCCGGACTCAAGCCGGTGATCATTATCCTGCTGATTATGAACTTGGGTAATATTCTTGAATCCGGATTTGAGCCGCAATATTTGCTGGGGAACGGGATGAATTTGGAATACTCGGAGAACCTGGATATTTTCGTTCTGAAGTATGGTTTGGGAATGGGCAGCTTTTCCTTAGGGACCGCGGCAGGCATATTCAAAACCGTAGTCAGCTTTATCTTCCTTTTCTCCGCCAATCATATTGCCAAGAGAATGGGAGAAAGCAGATTATTCTAA